The proteins below come from a single Takifugu flavidus isolate HTHZ2018 chromosome 6, ASM371156v2, whole genome shotgun sequence genomic window:
- the frem3 gene encoding FRAS1-related extracellular matrix protein 3: MAGCLKGFPLWGVLRCLLLSFALSFVSVDADPFDPAHLYQHRPGANEDSIIIANNGIRVPIGRSVFLDPVNDLVTETQPGDRCQITVLDNDPLSQKPGMLTPKRFPCLFGPEDVKYTHFGARSPSRDRVKLQLRYDTQTDTLIVPFMLEVEVVFRQLEIITRNIPLNVEKLQGDSNPIDKKALEYSFEDGVTQCKIATLIGEGGLPRYGVLLNNPSNGRMIDCDEFVKQGIRYKHTATSKSPNRDYIPMLVELQDNEGNIIIQEHFQMLVRIREGSENTAPKPSFVAMMMMEVDQFVMTAITSDMLAAEDVESDPDDLIFNITTPLSPQHGFIISTDDQNLPVTSFSQRDIKDLKIAYKPPSEDSEVERIFQLELEVVDTDGAVSDTFAFMIVVKPMNTMAPVATRNTGQLLFEGQSRALSSSLNLEISDEDNLEDVRITVVDGLKHGELTVLGARRKFFTPADLDAGIVVYQHDGSDTYSDNIIFRMTDGTNEVEFLFPITIAPTDDEPPIINANTGLVLFKNEVMQISPFILSATDIDSEDSTIKFFLETPYSAAGELLLKQVEPPSDPSHWKYSEADDMFEQVVTEWFQQDILEGKLFYRHTGPHSTTTVIDQFVFRVQDDNDPPNQSGEHKFTVKIHPVDDLAPELVPGTTLHMTVQEYELTPLKKKFLCYSDLDSDDRDLKYTIIKSPTDTDENHPVPLGEIVLTDSPDIVITEFTQAQVNHHKVAYKPPDQELGITPKVAQFTFIVEDSAGNTADGLFTIFLQPVDNKPPVIANKGFSVTERGTFVITRNELYVTDTDTDSNNIVFTVTQVPTHGHLQYLGIDMTVGETFLLEDIVNSRIAYIHSGEESVSDVIKIDVSDGFHEVPITIKINTELVDDEKPSILLPEGLLGASIDVLENGATEITSNVIQGHDEDTDDLLLTFIVEEPPKLGEILVKGIPAERFTQEDLINGLVVYAHTSGEIGPVKEHDAFNLTLSDLSDQWVIGGNKVQGVTVHVTILPVDSIPPIVNVGEQFLVVEGEKNVITVDHIQAEDIDTDSDDILCTIVVQPTSGYVENISPATGSEKSRAGTAITAFSIKDVTLGHVYYVQSIHKGLEPVEDRFSFHCSDGINFSDRHFFPIVIIPANDETPEIFIREFVVMEGMSLVIDTPILNAADSDIPGDELHFEIIQNPKHGTIVQQHSTGTVPVENFSIEQIKEGSNIIYEHDNSETKEDSFKIRLSDGKHHVEKTVLVMVIPIDDETPRMAINDGLDVEIGETKVISSKVLKATDLDSEDKELIYIMRYGPGQGYLQRISRSGDVLGNITLGMNFTQEEIDNQLIQYVHTGQEGIRDLLKFDVTDGINPLIDRYFYINIGTIDMVFPNVINKGVTLKEGGKVTLTTDLLSTTDINSPDEYLTFSITRAPIRGHLESTDHPGVPISTFTQLQLAGNKIYYIHTSDDEIKMDSFEFEVTDGYNPVFRTFRVSITDVDNKKPVVTINKLAVEEGGTRLITPFELTAEDRDTPDTLLRFVVTQVPMHGQLLYNNSKVITSFSQQDLNDNLISYKHDGTENNEDSFSFTVTDGTHANFYVFPDTVYETRKPQMMKIRINTVDNGVPQIVVNKAAGSLKVLQTGHLGFLITSKALRSEDRDSNQKVLKYTVAQAPLHGFIINTALGNDSIKTFTQADINEMKICYVLVDGSNATSDIFYFTIEDSGGNKIKPQPFRLNWAWISLEREYYVVDEDAKFLEVTLKRRGFLGETSFVSIATVDGTAKKDKDFRGKAQKQVQFNPGQTTATWKVKILADQQFENSETFEIQLSDPVMALLEFPQTATVEIVDPGDESTVFITQAEFRIEEDIGELLVPVQRSGDASQELMVVCYTQQATATGTIPSTVLSYSDYITRPEDHTSVLRFDKDEREKLCRVIIIDDSLYEEDESFNVSLSMPMGGQVGASFPTARVTILADSDDEPSLYFEEPEYFVDESSGYVDVKVWRTGTDLSKTATVTVRSRKSEPVSAEAGSDYVGISRNLDFAPGVTMQTFRVIILDDLGRPELEGPETFDLVLRMPMNAVLGEPSKTTITINDTVTDLPKVQFKDANYQVDESDGEVKAIVHRSGDISVRSTVRCYTRQGSAQVMMDYSERPNTDASVITFLPGETEKPCVVGLMDDSIHEEKEEFRLVLGTAKSKSPYGALIGEQKEALITVTDDKDKPIIRFSEIKYSVREPQVKGEVATVKIPVLRLGDTSKLSVVRVHTKDGSATSGDDYNPLSEDIEFKEGEKEHWVEIDILYDGQREMREAFTVHLKPDDNMVAEIQMNKAIVYIEEMDSVADVTFPAVPRVVSLLLYDDTDKTKERPHPPNGYPVVCVTACNPKHLDFDKTSSICSAENINDTLTQYRWLVSAPAGPDGVTSPMREVDTNTFFTNTKSITLDSIYFQAGSRIQCAARAFNANGDAGLELSSPIVVISKEEGMCQPRIPGSVGAEPFSAKIRYTGPDDLEFPNLIKLTVTMPHMDGMLPVISTRPLSNFELTLSADGTRVGNHRCSNLLDFNEIQTGHGFITNATKNPEIIGDTSPYQYNANMRPASTLRFYRNLNLEACLWEFTSYYDMSELLNECGGSIGTDGQVLNLVQSYVTLRVPLFVSYVFHSPVAVGGWQHFDLQSELKLTFVYDTAILWQEGIGSPPESELQGAMYPTSMRINEEGRLVVNFKTEARFRGQFVMSHPGSGVSSVVMCADHPGLTFTLSLTRTEPTYSQPMQQWSFVSDFAVRDYSGTYTVKMVPCVASPNREFSIPPVCSPRETLTFDMDIRFQQVSDPVAAEFSLNTQMFLLSKKELWLSDGSMGFGEGSDTAFTEGSTIYGRVMVDPVQNLGDSFSCGIEKVFLCTGADGYVPKYNPTNQEYGCLADSPSLLYTFKILDKAQPETQASAFGDVAFKATLAQDTPGALSLVKQPGSDGFLLSSDPLFQVAGGREWFIHTIYMVRSRENANRHIGKRSLEYLHHSISTVQDPGDSLQRQRRAAPAFPDPSLNQDIGVENNRGTNIQHIALDRTDRMVVSQRQPWSHTQNLFLERPQLEGSSREQTETYTLPMLVGLAGLVLLVCIVATIVILLLRRKRREKKTQLPPYTASSSAAYSGYSQGPASMWSSSDSSEV, encoded by the exons ATGGCTGGTTGTCTGAAAGGTTTCCCACTTTGGGGAGTTTTGAGATGCCTGCTTCTGtcctttgctctctcttttGTCTCAGTAGATGCTGATCCGTTTGACCCAGCTCACCTTTATCAGCACAGACCTGGAGCTAATGAAGACAGCATTATCATTGCAAACAATGGAATCAGAGTGCCCATTGGCCGGTCCGTGTTTCTGGACCCTGTGAATGACCTGGTAACAGAGACGCAGCCTGGCGATCGCTGCCAGATCACAGTTCTGGACAATGACCCACTGTCCCAGAAACCTGGGATGCTGACCCCGAAAAGGTTCCCTTGTTTATTCGGACCGGAAGATGTGAAATACACCCACTTCGGAGCCCGGAGCCCCAGCAGGGATCgcgtgaagctgcagctgcgtTACGACACCCAGACGGACACACTCATCGTCCCGTTCATGCTGGAAGTGGAGGTGGTTTTCCGGCAGCTCGAGATCATCACTCGGAATATTCCACTCAATGTTGAAAAGCTTCAAGGCGACAGCAACCCTATTGATAAAAAGGCTCTGGAGTATTCCTTTGAGGACGGCGTGACACAGTGTAAGATCGCCACTCTGATCGGCGAAGGAGGCCTTCCCAGGTATGGCGTGCTTTTAAATAATCCCTCCAATGGCCGGATGATTGACTGTGATGAGTTTGTAAAACAGGGCATTCGCTACAAGCACACAGCTACAAGCAAATCACCAAACAGAGACTATATCCCAATGCTGGTAGAGCTGCAGGACAATGAAGGCAACATTATAATCCAAGAGCATTTCCAAATGCTGGTTAGAATTAGGGAGGGGTCAGAAAACACTGCGCCCAAACCCAGTTTTGTcgccatgatgatgatggaggttGATCAGTTTGTGATGACAGCTATCACCAGTGACATGCTGGCAGCTGAAGATGTTGAATCCGACCCAGATGATTTAATCTTCAACATCACAACCCCGCTGAGCCCCCAGCATGGCTTTATTATCAGCACTGATGATCAGAACCTGCCCGTCACCTCTTTCTCTCAGAGAGACATCAAGGATCTCAAGATAGCTTACAAACCCCCCTCGGAAGATTCTGAGGTAGAGAGGATTTTCCAGCTGGAGCTTGAAGTTGTAGATACCGACGGAGCTGTGTCTGACACGTTTGCCTTTATGATTGTGGTCAAGCCGATGAACACCATGGCTCCTGTAGCGACCAGAAACACCGGACAGCTGTTGTTTGAGGGGCAGTCACGAGCTCTCTCCAGTTCTCTCAATTTAGAGATTAGCGATGAGGATAACCTGGAAGATGTGCGAATAACTGTCGTGGATGGATTAAAGCACGGGGAGCTGACTGTGCTCGGTGCTCGCAGGAAATTCTTCACCCCTGCCGACCTAGATGCAGGTATTGTGGTGTACCAGCATGATGGCAGTGATACTTACAGCGACAATATTATTTTTAGAATGACAGATGGCACCAATGAGGTTGAATTTCTCTTCCCCATCACGATCGCGCCGACCGATGATGAGCCCCCCATCATCAACGCTAACACCGGCCTGGTGCTGTTTAAGAATGAAGTCATGCAGATCTCTCCCTTCATCCTGAGTGCAACAGACATTGATTCAGAAGATTCTACAATAAAGTTTTTCTTAGAAACACCTTATTCTGCTGCAGGGGAGCTCCTGCTGAAGCAAGTGGAGCCTCCTTCTGACCCGTCTCATTGGAAGTACAGCGAGGCGGATGACATGTTTGAGCAGGTGGTGACTGAATGGTTTCAGCAGGACATTCTCGAGGGAAAGTTGTTCTATCGTCACACCGGACCacacagcaccaccaccgtgaTTGACCAGTTTGTGTTCCGGGTTCAAGATGATAACGATCCGCCTAATCAGTCCGGCGAACACAAGTTCACTGTCAAGATCCACCCTGTTGATGACTTGGCGCCGGAGCTCGTCCCAGGCACCACGCTCCACATGACTGTACAGGAGTATGAGCTGACGCCACTAAAGAAGAAATTCTTATGCTATTCTGACTTAGATTCAGATGACAGAGATCTGAAATACACAATCATTAAGTCGCCAACTGACACAGATGAGAACCACCCGGTCCCCCTTGGCGAAATTGTGCTGACTGACAGCCCTGACATCGTAATTACAGAGTTTACACAGGCCCAAGTTAATCACCACAAAGTAGCTTACAAGCCTCCAGACCAAGAGTTGGGAATCACTCCAAAAGTAGCTCAGTTTACTTTTATTGTTGAGGACAGTGCTGGTAACACTGCAGATGGTCTCTTCACCATCTTCCTGCAGCCAGTAGACAATAAACCCCCAGTTATCGCTAATAAGGGGTTCTCTGTCACAGAGCGAGGTACATTTGTCATTACTAGGAATGAGTTGTACGTCACAGACACCGACACTGACAGCAACAACATCGTCTTCACGGTCACCCAGGTTCCTACGCATGGGCACCTTCAGTATTTAGGGATTGACATGACAGTTGGGGAAACCTTTTTACTGGAAGATATCGTTAACAGTCGCATAGCCTATATCCACAGCGGGGAGGAGTCGGTCAGTGACGTTATTAAGATTGATGTTAGCGATGGTTTTCATGAGGTTCCCATCACCATTAAAATCAACACTGAGCTGGTGGATGATGAGAAACCCAGTATTCTGCTCCCTGAAGGTCTGCTCGGAGCGTCCATCGATGTACTGGAGAACGGAGCGACGGAGATTACAAGTAACGTGATTCAAGGGCACGATGAAGACACCGATGACCTGTTGCTCACTTTCATTGTTGAAGAGCCGCCGAAGCTTGGCGAGATCTTGGTTAAGGGTATCCCTGCTGAGCGATTCACCCAGGAAGATCTAATCAATGGTTTAGTGGTGTATGCTCACACATCCGGTGAGATCGGGCCAGTCAAAGAGCACGACGCCTTCAACCTTACCCTTTCTGATTTGTCAGATCAGTGGGTTATTGGTGGAAACAAGGTCCAGGGCGTGACGGTTCATGTAACCATCCTTCCTGTTGACAGCATTCCACCGATTGTCAATGTTGGAGAGCAGTTTCTTGTTGTGGAAGGGGAAAAGAATGTCATTACCGTGGACCACATCCAAGCTGAGGATATTGACACTGACTCTGATGACATATTGTGCACAATTGTAGTTCAGCCAACATCTGGATATGTGGAGAACATCTCGCCGGCTACCGGGTCCGAGAAATCCAGGGCAGGGACAGCCATCACTGCCTTTAGCATTAAAGATGTCACCCTTGGTCATGTCTACTATGTCCAAAGCATCCACAAAGGGTTGGAGCCTGTCGAAGATCGTTTCTCCTTCCATTGCTCAGATGGTATCAACTTTTCTGACCGCCATTTCTTCCCCATCGTTATTATTCCAGCCAACGACGAGACGCCTGAGATTTTTATCCGTGAGTTTGTGGTAATGGAAGGCATGAGTCTGGTCATCGACACGCCCATTCTGAATGCTGCGGATAGCGACATCCCCGGGGACGAGCTGCACTTTGAGATAATCCAAAATCCCAAACATGGAACAATAgttcagcagcacagcacaggcACAGTCCCAGTGGAGAACTTCAGCATTGAACAGATCAAGGAGGGGTCCAACATCATTTATGAACATGATAATTCAGAGACAAAAGAAGACAGCTTCAAAATCAGACTCTCTGATGGCAAACACCATGTGGAGAAAACTGTTCTTGTCATGGTCATTCCCATCGACGACGAGACACCGAGGATGGCTATAAACGATGGCCTCGATGTCGAGATCGGAGAGACCAAAGTCATCAGCAGCAAGGTTTTGAAAGCCACTGATCTTGACTCTGAGGACAAAGAACTCATCTACATCATGCGTTACGGTCCAGGCCAGGGGTACCTTCAACGAATCAGCAGATCCGGCGACGTTTTGGGCAACATCACATTAGGGATGAACTTCACTCAGGAGGAAATCGACAACCAGCTTATCCAGTATGTGCACACAGGCCAGGAGGGAATCCGAGACCTGCTGAAATTTGATGTCACTGATGGCATCAATCCCCTAATCGACCGTTACTTTTACATCAATATCGGTACCATCGACATGGTGTTTCCCAATGTTATCAACAAAGGTGTTACTCTTAAGGAAGGCGGGAAAGTCACACTCACCACTGACCTCCTCAGCACCACTGACATTAACAGCCCCGATGAGTACCTCACATTTAGCATCACACGGGCCCCAATCAGAGGCCACTTAGAGAGCACGGACCATCCTGGTGTGCCCATATCCACCTTCACCCAACTGCAGCTGGCCGGAAACAAGATCTACTACATCCACACCTCCGATGATGAGATAAAAATGGACAGCTTTGAATTCGAGGTGACAGACGGCTACAATCCCGTCTTTCGAACCTTCAGAGTTTCCATCACTGATGTCGATAATAAGAAACCTGTCGTAACAATAAACAAGCTggctgtggaggagggaggaactAGGCTCATCACGCCGTTCGAGCTGACAGCGGAGGATCGGGACACCCCAGACACTCTGTTGAGATTCGTAGTCACCCAGGTGCCGATGCACGGACAGCTGCTCTACAACAACAGCAAAGTAATCACAAGCTTTTCCCAGCAGGACCTGAATGACAACCTTATCAGCTATAAGCACGACGGTACCGAGAACAACGAAGACAGTTTCTCCTTTACTGTGACAGACGGCACCCACGCCAACTTTTATGTGTTTCCTGACACTGTGTATGAGACGCGCAAGCCCCAGATGATGAAAATACGCATCAACACTGTTGATAACGGGGTGCCCCAGATTGTGGTCAACAAAGCTGCCGGGTCATTGAAGGTCCTCCAAACGGGCCACCTTGGCTTCCTCATCACCAGTAAAGCCCTTCGATCAGAGGACCGCGACAGTAACCAGAAGGTCCTGAAATACACAGTGGCCCAGGCTCCTCTGCATGGCTTCATCATAAACACGGCGCTGGGCAATGACAGCATAAAGACCTTCACTCAAG CTGACATCAATGAGATGAAGATCTGCTATGTGCTGGTGGATGGGAGCAACGCCACCAGTGATATATTCTACTTTACGATTGAGGACAGTG GtggaaataaaattaaaccgCAGCCATTCCGGCTCAACTGGGCCTGGATCTCTCTGGAGAGGGAGTACTATGTAGTGGATGAAGATGCCAAGTTCCTGGAGGTGACACTGAAACGCAGAGGTTTTCTGGGGGAAACCTCATTTGTCA GTATCGCAACTGTAGATGGAACtgcaaagaaagacaaagatttCCGTGGCAAAGCCCAGAAGCAGGTCCAGTTCAACCCGGGCCAGACCACAGCGACCTGGAAGGTGAAGATCCTCGCTGACCAGCAGTTTGAGAATTCGGAGACCTTTGAGATTCAGTTGTCAGACCCAGTTATGGCTCTGTTGGAGTTCCCCCAAACCGCAACCGTTGAAATTGTGGATCCTGGCGATG AATCGACTGTCTTCATCACTCAAGCAGAGTTCAGGATTGAGGAGGATATCGGAGAGCTGCTGGTGCCGGTGCAGCGATCCGGCGACGCGAGCCAGGAACTCATGGTTGTCTGTTACACTCAACAAG CCACGGCCACTGGCACCATACCCAGCACCGTGCTGTCCTACTCGGACTACATCACCCGACCTGAGGACCACACCAGTGTGCTGCGTTTTGACAAGGACGAGCGAGAGAAGCTCTGTCGGGTCATTATCATCGACGACTCGCTCTACGAGGAGGACGAGAGCTTCAACGTCAGCCTCAGCATGCCCATGGGCGGCCAGGTGGGGGCCAGCTTCCCGACTGCCAGGGTTACCATCCTTGCAGACAGTGATGATG AGCCCTCGCTGTATTTTGAAGAACCTGAATATTTTGTGGATGAGAGCTCTGGCTATGTCGACGTGAAGGTATGGAGGACGGGGACCGACCTATCCAAGACGGCCACCGTCACCGTTCGCTCCAGAAAGAGCGAGCCCGTCTCTGCAGAAG CTGGATCAGACTACGTTGGCATTAGCCGCAACCTCGACTTTGCACCTGGAGTGACGATGCAGACGTTTCGGGTAATCATCTTGGACGATTTGGGTCGGCCAGAGCTTGAGGGGCCCGAGACCTTTGACCTGGTGTTACGAATGCCAATGAATGCTGTGCTGGGAGAACCGAGCAagaccaccatcaccatcaacgACACAGTTACTGACT TGCCAAAGGTCCAGTTTAAAGATGCAAATTATCAGGTGGATGAGTCTGATGGGGAGGTCAAAGCCATAGTGCACCGCAGTGGCGACATTAGCGTCAGGTCCACGGTGCGCTGCTACACCCGCCAAGGTTCCGCTCAGGTCATGATGGACTACAGCGAGAGGCCCAACACCGACGCATCAGTCATCACTTTCCTACCAG GTGAAACCGAGAAGCCCTGCGTGGTCGGCCTGATGGACGACTCCATCCACGAAGAGAAGGAGGAGTTCCGACTCGTTCTGGGAACTGCCAAGAGCAAATCGCCATACGGCGCGTTGATTGGCGAGCAGAAAGAGGCGCTGATCACTGTCACTGATGATAAAGACA AACCCATCATTCGTTTCTCTGAGATCAAGTACAGTGTTCGCGAACCTCAGGTTAAAGGTGAGGTGGCTACAGTGAAGATTCCTGTCTTGAGGCTCGGGGACACCTCAAAGCTCTCAGTGGTGAGGGTGCACACCAAGGATGGCTCTGCAACCTCTGGGGATGACTACAACCCACTGTCAGAAG ATATCGAGTTCAAGGAGGGCGAGAAGGAACACTGGGTGGAGATTGACATCCTGTACGACGGTcagagagagatgagggaggCCTTCACCGTGCACTTGAagcctgatgacaacatggtgGCCGAaatacag ATGAACAAGGCCATCGTGTACATCGAAGAGATGGACAGTGTGGCCGACGTGACCTTCCCCGCTGTCCCTCGGGTGGTTTCCCTCCTTCTGTATGATGACACCGATAAAACCAAAGAAAGGCCCCACCCACCCAACGGATACCCCGtcgtgtgtgtgact GCCTGTAACCCAAAACACTTGGACTTTGATAAaacctcctccatctgctctgcGGAGAACATCAACGACACCTTGACCCAGTACCGCTGGTTGGTCAGCGCTCCCGCTGGGCCGGATGGAGTGACCAGCCCAATGAGGGAGGTGGACACCAATACCTTCTTCACCAACACTAAGTCCATCACTTTGGACTCAATTTACTTCCAGGCAGGTTCTAGAATTCAGTGTGCGGCAAGGGCCTTCAATGCCAACGGGGACGCCGGTCTGGAGCTGTCCAGCCCCATTGTTGTGATCAGCAAAGAGGAAG GTATGTGTCAGCCTCGTATCCCAGGCAGCGTGGGTGCTGAACCATTCTCTGCTAAGATCCGCTACACTGGTCCAGATGACCTGGAATTTCCCAACCTCATTAAATTAACCGTGACCATGCCGCACATGGACG GCATGTTGCCGGTGATCTCCACAAGACCTCTGTCAAACTTTGAGCTCACCCTGAGTGCAGACGGCACCCGCGTGGGTAACCACCGCTGCTCCAACCTGCTGGACTTTAACGAGATCCAGACTGGCCACGGCTTCATCACCAACGCCACCAAGAACCCTGAAATCATCGGCGATACGTCGCCCTACCAGTACAACGCAAATATGCGCCCGGCTAGCACCCTGCGCTTCTACAGAAACCTCAACTTAGAGGCTTGTCTCTGGGAGTTCACCAGCTACTACGACATGTCGGAACTGCTGAATGAATGCGGAGGCTCCATAGGCACAGATGGACAG GTTCTGAATCTGGTCCAGTCCTACGTCACCCTCCGGGTCCCCCTCTTTGTGTCCTACGTCTTCCACTCTCCGGTGGCTGTGGGAGGATGGCAGCACTTTGACCTGCAGTCAGAGCTCAAACTCACCTTTGTGTATGACACGGCCATCCTGTGGCAGGAAGGCATCGGCAGCCCGCCCGAGTCCGAGCTTCAGG GAGCCATGTACCCGACCAGCATGCGGATAAATGAGGAGGGGCGGCTGGTGGTCAACTTCAAAACAGAGGCTCGTTTCAGAGGACAGTTTGTTATGTCTCAcccag GAAGCGGTGTGTCATCGGTGGTGATGTGCGCGGACCACCCGGGGCTCACTTTCACCCTCTCCCTGACCAGGACCGAGCCTACGTACAGCCAGCCCATGCAGCAGTGGAGTTTTGTCTCAGACTTTGCT GTGCGAGACTACTCTGGGACCTACACGGTGAAGATGGTGCCCTGCGTTGCGTCTCCAAACAGGGAGTTCAGTATCCCTCCTGTCTGCAGCCCAAGAGAGACACTTACGTTTGATATGGATATTCGTTTCCAGCAG GTGAGCGACCCAGTTGCAGCAGAGTTTAGCCTCAACactcagatgttcctgctgtCCAAGAAGGAGTTGTGGTTGTCTGATGGATCAATGGGCTTCGGAGAAGGAAGCGATACTGCGTTCACTGAAG GCTCAACAATCTATGGTCGCGTGATGGTGGACCCGGTCCAGAACCTGGGTGACTCCTTCTCCTGTGGCATTGAGAAAGTCTTCCTCTGCACCGGTGCGGACGGCTACGTTCCCAAGTACAACCCAACTAATCAGGAGTACGGTTGCTTGGCAGATTCGCCTTCTCTTCTTTATACATTCAAGATCCTG GACAAAGCCCAGCCGGAGACTCAAGCTTCAGCGTTTGGCGATGTAGCTTTTAAGGCCACGCTGGCCCAAGACACCCCTGGAGCTCTGTCTTTAGTTAAACAGCCAGGATCCGATGGCTTCCTGCTCTCATCGGATCCACTGTTCCAG GTGGCCGGTGGCCGGGAATGGTTCATCCACACCATCTACATGGTACGCTCCAGGGAAAATGCCAATCGCCACATTGGCAAACGCAGTTTAGAGTATCTGCATCACAGCATCTCCACAGTCCAGGACCCAGGCGACTCCCTCCAACGGCAGCGGCGTGCCGCCCCTGCTTTCCCGGACCCGTCTCTGAACCAGGACATAGGTGTTGAAAACAACCGAGGGACCAACATCCAGCACATCGCTCTCGACCGCACTGACAGAATGGTGGTCAGCCAACGCCAGCCGTGGTCCCATACCCAAAACCTCTTCCTGGAGCGCCCCCAGCTGGAGGGTTCCAGCAGGGAGCAGACCGAAACCTACACCCTCCCCATGTTGGTAGGCCTGGCGGGATTGGTCCTCCTCGTGTGCATCGTCGCCACGATTGTGATCCTACTGCTGCGGcgcaagaggagggagaagaagacCCAGCTACCCCCCTACACAGCGTCTTCCTCTGCTGCCTACAGTGGCTACAGCCAAGGCCCAGCGAGCATGTGGAGCAGCTCAGACAGCTCAGAGGTCTAG